A single genomic interval of Paenibacillus macerans harbors:
- a CDS encoding carbohydrate ABC transporter permease yields MKSLQRGETIAGILFVSPMLLGVSVLVLLPIVATLVLGFADWNFVQGWDGIRFVGLENFRNLMEDSMFIRSLRNNLIFLLTVPAYMLISMVLAILIDRYVYMKGYFKVAYFMPYISNIVAVAVVWQVLFQPSYGPINELLKTIGFANPPKWIADPNYALISIMMITVWISIGFNMIIYIAGLQSIPKDLYEAADIDGANGWVKFRRITFPLLSPTSFFLMVTGIISTFKVFDIIAVLTQGGPIGSTTMMVWYLYDTAFVNLKVGYASSIATVLFGLVMLITFIQWIAQKKWVNY; encoded by the coding sequence ATGAAGTCGTTGCAGCGGGGCGAAACGATCGCCGGAATATTGTTCGTCAGCCCGATGCTGCTGGGCGTGTCCGTGCTGGTGCTGCTGCCGATTGTCGCCACGCTGGTGCTCGGGTTTGCGGACTGGAATTTCGTGCAGGGCTGGGACGGCATCCGTTTTGTCGGCTTGGAAAATTTCCGCAACCTGATGGAAGATTCGATGTTTATTCGTTCACTTCGCAACAATTTGATCTTTCTGCTGACCGTTCCGGCGTATATGCTGATTTCGATGGTGCTGGCGATTTTGATCGACCGTTACGTGTACATGAAGGGGTATTTCAAGGTGGCTTATTTTATGCCATACATCTCCAACATCGTCGCCGTGGCCGTCGTCTGGCAGGTGCTGTTTCAGCCTTCCTACGGTCCGATCAACGAGCTTTTGAAAACGATCGGCTTCGCCAATCCGCCGAAATGGATCGCCGATCCGAATTATGCGCTCATCTCGATCATGATGATCACGGTTTGGATCTCCATCGGCTTCAACATGATCATTTACATCGCCGGGCTTCAATCGATCCCCAAGGATCTGTACGAAGCCGCCGATATCGACGGCGCCAACGGGTGGGTGAAATTCCGCCGCATTACGTTTCCGCTGCTGTCGCCGACGTCTTTTTTCCTGATGGTCACCGGGATCATTTCCACGTTTAAAGTGTTTGATATCATCGCTGTATTAACCCAGGGAGGACCGATCGGTTCGACGACGATGATGGTGTGGTATCTGTACGATACGGCCTTCGTGAATTTGAAGGTGGGCTACGCCTCCTCCATCGCCACGGTGCTGTTCGGGCTGGTTATGCTGATTACGTTCATCCAATGGATCGCCCAGAAAAAATGGGTCAACTACTGA
- a CDS encoding site-specific integrase has protein sequence MQHSHDDFERRFLQLLIQRITVQHMLYKFGVHPHRLRHTFCRELVSTPGVDIATVAELAGHADNNITRRYAKPTEAEIIKAVDQAFT, from the coding sequence ATGCAGCACAGTCATGACGACTTCGAGCGTCGATTTCTGCAGCTTCTCATTCAGCGGATCACCGTGCAACACATGCTGTATAAATTCGGTGTCCACCCACACCGATTGAGACATACGTTCTGCCGTGAACTCGTCAGCACCCCCGGTGTAGATATTGCCACGGTCGCGGAGCTGGCCGGACACGCCGACAATAACATAACCAGGCGATACGCGAAACCGACAGAGGCAGAAATCATAAAGGCGGTTGATCAAGCTTTTACGTAA
- a CDS encoding enterotoxin, with translation MFKKVSKLMGTAVLSVSLLAVFPGVNVTKAEAQNEVTETYESQNELHLTDFFNNFNQLSGSDASDQSIVITDRDTINAVAEEQSLADPDSIKEIRFDSVLLNSEPSSSDNKPSAVTSKPHIENVKDLGTGWIFKNNYISHIFDGPASVEQTFSKEDSQAFTGELGLKFPKVVELKFGVTLGEKKTQSTKYSFKVASNETIELRIYTNYRKKSYELWELINGLDYNRGTDYLHTSVGLYFEQIKR, from the coding sequence TTGTTTAAGAAAGTTAGTAAATTAATGGGAACTGCTGTTCTTTCGGTATCTTTGTTAGCTGTTTTTCCTGGAGTTAATGTAACAAAAGCTGAAGCACAGAATGAAGTTACAGAAACTTATGAATCACAAAATGAACTCCATTTAACAGATTTTTTTAATAACTTTAATCAGTTAAGTGGTAGTGATGCTTCTGATCAGTCAATTGTAATTACAGACCGGGATACAATTAATGCAGTAGCTGAGGAACAATCTTTAGCTGATCCAGATTCAATTAAAGAGATACGGTTTGATTCTGTACTTTTAAATTCAGAACCCTCTTCGTCTGATAATAAGCCTTCAGCAGTAACTAGTAAACCACACATAGAAAATGTAAAAGATCTGGGCACAGGTTGGATCTTTAAAAATAACTATATATCACATATTTTTGATGGTCCTGCTAGTGTAGAACAAACTTTTTCAAAAGAGGATTCCCAAGCTTTTACTGGTGAATTGGGATTGAAGTTCCCAAAGGTTGTTGAGTTAAAATTTGGAGTTACACTTGGTGAAAAGAAGACACAATCAACGAAATATTCATTTAAAGTTGCTAGTAATGAAACTATTGAGCTTAGAATCTACACAAATTACAGAAAAAAGAGTTATGAACTCTGGGAATTAATAAACGGACTAGACTATAATAGAGGTACTGACTATCTTCATACATCAGTTGGACTGTATTTTGAACAGATAAAACGATAA
- a CDS encoding AbrB/MazE/SpoVT family DNA-binding domain-containing protein — MIRSIGIVRPLDELGRIVIPIELRRFIGIGQGDTIEFFIDNESQRIMMRPYRTQECLFCQSMEQLIYFRERFICAACLRELFPTQQAGSQQTAIMGIAVALENRNDPDAGAVRRPRQKTSELIRKLNEVMATYPSENQSKWAKRIGVSPSRVGQLLRAMKEAGSQQSANQEFAVVLENQSDSVAGAARRPRQKTSELIRKLNEVMATYPSENQSQWANRIVVSPSRVSQLLRAMKEEEGQ, encoded by the coding sequence ATGATACGAAGTATCGGGATTGTCAGGCCACTTGATGAGCTTGGGAGAATTGTTATCCCTATTGAATTACGCCGATTTATCGGGATAGGCCAGGGCGATACCATAGAGTTTTTTATTGACAATGAATCCCAAAGAATCATGATGCGCCCGTACCGGACGCAAGAGTGCCTGTTCTGCCAATCGATGGAGCAGCTTATATACTTCCGGGAACGCTTCATTTGCGCGGCATGCTTACGGGAACTGTTCCCTACACAGCAAGCTGGGAGTCAACAAACGGCCATCATGGGAATAGCGGTGGCGTTGGAAAATCGAAACGATCCCGACGCAGGAGCTGTACGGCGGCCCCGGCAGAAGACGAGTGAATTAATCCGAAAGCTTAATGAAGTGATGGCTACCTATCCGTCTGAAAATCAATCTAAGTGGGCGAAACGGATCGGCGTTTCACCGTCGAGAGTCGGCCAACTACTTCGTGCTATGAAAGAAGCTGGGAGTCAACAATCGGCCAACCAGGAATTTGCGGTGGTGTTGGAAAATCAAAGCGATTCAGTTGCAGGAGCTGCACGGCGGCCCCGGCAGAAGACGAGCGAATTAATCCGAAAGCTCAATGAAGTGATGGCTACCTATCCGTCAGAAAATCAATCCCAATGGGCGAATAGGATCGTAGTTTCGCCGTCGAGAGTCAGCCAACTACTTCGTGCTATGAAAGAAGAAGAGGGCCAATAG
- a CDS encoding transcriptional regulator: MVSLNNTTTILGALEQFSKQHGLNISQLSRLTELNTGTMSAILNSQRVLSVHQLDRITKVMNLPDGHFYEQYIQEYLNEVAPNWRRIKPFFYRCAELDKLDCIKQIVNLLLDNPLYASPLFEVAEELIAQGKRMAAAILYESVALSEKSQHSERLAYCQYKLFLTRLGPDQEQNYRAAIQFEPFAERLEEIDQLVALKDLADTYRSLRRWDKVKKICIKLKQLAEIQYSFSHSRKKLDQGFVKLPRPLFFYVVFGNMLISNAYYEQGDYELALQILSEAADLEWVKETDEETLYWKNLFQEWTQANILLTKLMAGDIELLSEYVNYFETKENEILTGLWNIMIVANRYKINLDHILTKFESVLSNVLEHEENEIYNQQNTDDQLVGLLCELADYYLIKGDHKQGFKFLIDGLKKSTMINDESSMLRCMRLFERFRNVASAESKVEYHQLVEMGDGHEKKYSVVRN; the protein is encoded by the coding sequence GTGGTTAGTTTGAATAATACAACCACGATTCTCGGAGCGCTGGAGCAATTTTCAAAACAGCATGGGTTAAATATTAGTCAACTATCCAGGCTGACTGAATTGAATACGGGTACGATGAGTGCTATTTTAAACAGTCAGCGAGTGCTTTCCGTGCATCAACTGGACCGCATTACTAAGGTGATGAATCTACCCGATGGGCATTTTTATGAGCAGTACATCCAGGAGTACTTGAATGAAGTGGCGCCGAATTGGCGCAGAATCAAACCTTTTTTTTACCGGTGCGCAGAGCTAGACAAGTTGGATTGCATTAAGCAAATCGTAAATCTATTGCTGGATAACCCTTTATATGCATCTCCGCTGTTTGAGGTAGCAGAAGAGTTAATTGCGCAAGGAAAACGGATGGCAGCAGCGATTCTTTACGAGAGTGTAGCTCTAAGCGAAAAAAGTCAGCATTCAGAGCGGTTAGCTTATTGCCAGTACAAGTTGTTCCTAACTAGACTTGGCCCCGATCAGGAACAAAATTACCGGGCAGCGATCCAGTTTGAGCCTTTTGCGGAGCGGCTTGAGGAAATCGACCAACTGGTAGCATTGAAGGATTTGGCGGATACTTATCGTTCTTTGCGTCGCTGGGATAAGGTCAAAAAAATTTGCATAAAGTTAAAGCAGTTGGCTGAAATTCAGTACTCTTTCTCCCACTCCCGAAAAAAGTTGGATCAAGGCTTTGTTAAGCTGCCCAGGCCATTATTTTTTTATGTTGTCTTTGGTAATATGCTAATAAGTAACGCTTATTATGAACAAGGAGATTATGAATTGGCCCTGCAAATTCTCAGTGAAGCCGCCGATTTAGAATGGGTCAAGGAGACGGATGAAGAAACATTATACTGGAAGAACTTGTTTCAGGAATGGACTCAAGCTAATATTCTGCTAACCAAGTTAATGGCTGGCGACATAGAGTTGCTTTCGGAATATGTGAATTACTTCGAAACGAAGGAAAATGAAATACTCACAGGTTTATGGAATATCATGATAGTAGCTAACCGTTACAAGATTAACCTTGATCATATTCTTACTAAGTTTGAAAGCGTATTGTCTAACGTTCTGGAGCATGAAGAAAACGAAATATACAACCAACAAAATACTGACGATCAGCTCGTTGGTTTACTGTGTGAATTAGCTGATTATTATTTAATTAAAGGGGATCACAAACAAGGATTTAAATTCTTGATAGATGGCCTAAAAAAATCTACTATGATAAATGACGAAAGCTCTATGCTTCGGTGTATGAGATTGTTTGAACGTTTTAGAAACGTTGCGTCGGCTGAATCGAAAGTAGAGTATCATCAATTAGTGGAAATGGGGGATGGCCATGAAAAAAAATACTCTGTTGTACGCAATTAA
- a CDS encoding aspartyl-phosphate phosphatase Spo0E family protein encodes MNEDGIQARIERERNKLHVLTEKYNGQFGHPRVIHQSMILDELINQYYQLHRRNIKKPIA; translated from the coding sequence ATGAATGAAGATGGTATTCAGGCAAGGATTGAGCGAGAGCGAAACAAATTGCATGTATTAACGGAAAAATACAATGGACAGTTTGGACATCCGCGCGTGATTCATCAATCTATGATCCTTGATGAACTCATTAATCAGTATTACCAGCTTCATAGACGTAACATAAAAAAGCCGATTGCGTGA
- a CDS encoding helix-turn-helix transcriptional regulator — protein MRIKEAREAAGFTQESLVQHINNTMKCTLRNYQNIEYGIVIPNATLALLIAHVLHVDPRDIDEWKFKTPNTDL, from the coding sequence TTGAGGATCAAGGAAGCAAGGGAAGCCGCAGGGTTTACCCAAGAATCACTCGTACAACACATCAACAACACCATGAAATGCACATTGCGAAACTATCAGAATATTGAGTACGGCATTGTGATTCCGAACGCCACCTTAGCGCTGTTGATCGCCCATGTGCTGCATGTGGACCCGCGAGATATCGACGAATGGAAGTTTAAAACCCCAAACACTGATTTGTAG
- the gyrB gene encoding DNA topoisomerase (ATP-hydrolyzing) subunit B, protein MNEQTYDESNIQVLEGLEAVRKRPGMYIGSTSVRGLHHLVWEVVDNSIDEALAGYANKIDVIVHEDNSVTVIDNGRGIPVGLNEKLQKSTLEVVMTVLHAGGKFGGGGYKVSGGLHGVGVSVVNALSTKVVVEVRRDGHAYQQEYHRGVPQYDVRVIGDTEETGTKTRFYPDPEIFTETTVFDYNTLLTRIRELAFLNKGINLSLTDERTGASDSFHYEGGIKEYVIFLNHNKEVLHEEPIYVEGQREMIQVEIALQYNEGYTENIYSFANNIHTHEGGTHESGFKSALTRIINDYARKAGMIKDNDNNLTGDDVREGLTAIISVKIPEPQFEGQTKTKLGNSEVRGIVESLFAEKLQEFLEENPAVSRRVLEKSLQASRAREAARKARELTRRKSALEVSALPGKLADCSSKDASISELYIVEGDSAGGSAKQGRDRHFQAILPLRGKILNVEKARLDRILGNAEIRAIITALGTGIGEEFDIAKARYHKVIIMTDADVDGAHIRTLLLTFFFRYMRKIIEAGYVYIAMPPLFKIERNKTVRYAQSEKERDEIIAEFGEGVKVNVQRYKGLGEMNPEQLWETTMDPESRTMQQVSIADAIQADAIFDTLMGDNVEPRRDFIHEHARYVKNLDI, encoded by the coding sequence ATGAACGAACAAACGTATGACGAGAGTAACATACAGGTGCTCGAAGGCCTGGAAGCGGTCCGGAAACGGCCGGGGATGTATATCGGATCCACCAGCGTCCGCGGTTTGCACCACTTGGTATGGGAAGTCGTAGACAATAGTATAGACGAGGCGCTTGCCGGCTATGCCAACAAAATCGACGTCATCGTTCATGAAGATAACAGTGTGACTGTCATAGACAACGGCCGGGGCATTCCGGTCGGCCTGAATGAGAAGCTGCAGAAATCAACGCTCGAAGTCGTCATGACCGTGCTGCATGCCGGGGGGAAATTCGGCGGCGGCGGGTACAAAGTGTCAGGGGGACTTCACGGGGTCGGCGTTTCCGTCGTCAACGCGCTGTCCACGAAAGTCGTCGTTGAGGTAAGACGCGACGGGCATGCTTATCAGCAAGAGTATCACCGCGGCGTGCCTCAATACGATGTGCGGGTCATTGGCGACACGGAGGAAACCGGGACGAAGACGAGATTTTACCCCGATCCGGAAATTTTTACGGAAACGACCGTTTTCGATTACAACACGCTGCTGACGCGGATTCGGGAGCTGGCCTTTTTGAATAAAGGCATCAATCTTTCCCTGACCGATGAACGCACCGGAGCCAGCGATTCGTTCCATTACGAAGGCGGCATCAAGGAATATGTGATTTTCCTGAATCATAACAAAGAAGTGCTGCATGAAGAGCCGATTTATGTGGAAGGCCAACGCGAAATGATTCAGGTGGAAATTGCCCTGCAATACAACGAAGGGTATACCGAAAATATTTATTCGTTTGCCAACAACATTCATACGCACGAGGGCGGCACCCACGAATCCGGCTTTAAGAGCGCGCTGACGCGCATCATCAACGATTATGCCCGCAAGGCCGGGATGATCAAGGACAATGACAACAATTTGACCGGGGACGACGTGCGCGAAGGATTGACGGCGATTATTTCCGTGAAAATTCCCGAACCCCAATTCGAAGGGCAAACGAAAACGAAGCTCGGCAACAGCGAAGTGCGGGGAATCGTGGAATCGCTGTTTGCGGAGAAGCTGCAGGAATTTTTGGAGGAAAACCCGGCCGTATCCCGGCGCGTCCTGGAGAAATCGCTGCAGGCTTCGCGGGCGCGGGAAGCGGCCCGTAAAGCGCGCGAGCTGACGCGCCGCAAGAGCGCCCTGGAGGTCAGCGCCCTGCCGGGCAAGCTGGCGGATTGCTCCTCCAAGGACGCCTCGATCAGCGAACTGTACATCGTCGAAGGCGACTCGGCCGGCGGCTCGGCGAAGCAAGGGCGGGACCGCCACTTCCAGGCGATTTTGCCGCTGCGCGGTAAAATTTTGAACGTGGAGAAAGCGCGTCTGGACCGCATCCTCGGCAACGCCGAAATCCGCGCGATCATCACGGCGCTGGGCACCGGGATCGGCGAGGAGTTCGATATTGCGAAGGCGCGGTATCACAAGGTCATCATCATGACCGACGCCGACGTTGACGGCGCCCATATCCGGACGCTGCTGCTGACGTTTTTCTTCCGCTACATGCGGAAGATCATCGAAGCCGGTTACGTTTATATCGCGATGCCGCCGCTGTTCAAAATCGAACGCAACAAAACGGTGCGCTACGCCCAGTCCGAGAAAGAACGCGATGAAATCATCGCCGAATTCGGCGAAGGGGTAAAAGTCAACGTTCAGCGCTACAAAGGTTTGGGCGAGATGAACCCGGAGCAGCTGTGGGAGACGACGATGGATCCGGAAAGCCGGACGATGCAGCAGGTATCGATTGCCGACGCCATTCAGGCGGATGCGATTTTTGATACGCTGATGGGCGACAACGTCGAGCCGCGCCGCGATTTCATTCACGAGCATGCCAGATACGTCAAGAACCTCGATATCTAA
- the remB gene encoding extracellular matrix regulator RemB produces MYIHLGGEKVILSSELVAIFDISIEQSSKISKQFISHALEQKNVVRIGEEEAKSIVVTQNEVYYSPISSATLKKKANVILAV; encoded by the coding sequence ATGTATATTCATTTGGGCGGAGAAAAAGTCATTCTCTCTTCGGAGTTGGTTGCGATTTTTGATATTTCCATCGAGCAGTCTTCGAAAATATCCAAGCAGTTTATCAGCCACGCGCTTGAGCAAAAAAACGTCGTGCGTATCGGCGAAGAAGAGGCCAAGTCGATCGTCGTGACCCAAAATGAAGTATACTATTCGCCTATTTCCTCGGCGACTTTGAAAAAAAAGGCTAACGTTATATTGGCGGTTTAG
- the recF gene encoding DNA replication/repair protein RecF (All proteins in this family for which functions are known are DNA-binding proteins that assist the filamentation of RecA onto DNA for the initiation of recombination or recombinational repair.), giving the protein MYVNQITLQHYRNYDTLSLNSFGAVNLIIGRNAQGKTNLLEALFVLALSKSHRTGKDKELISFGSDHAVVEAEVEKKYGAVRLELRLTSQGKKAKLNGLEQRKLSDFIGALNVVMFAPEDLEIVKGTPGVRRRFLDMEIGQVQPGYLYHLQQYQKVLVQRNNLLKQAWGAGPELSTMLEIWNEQLAEHGVKIIKKRKQFIRKLQKWAEQIHEGITGGGEKLKLSYLPSFGETEEEDEAVLLRQFMIKLSQVKDQEIRRGMTLCGPHRDDVSFYINGNEAQVYGSQGQQRTTALSLKLAEIELIHEEIGEYPILLLDDVLSELDPYRQTQLIETFQSKVQTFITATGIESINASRLRDASIFHVQDGQVQGGAKE; this is encoded by the coding sequence GTGTATGTTAATCAAATAACGCTGCAGCATTACCGGAACTATGATACGCTCTCGTTAAACTCGTTTGGCGCCGTCAATTTGATCATCGGACGCAACGCTCAAGGCAAAACCAATCTGCTCGAAGCTTTGTTTGTGCTGGCTTTGTCGAAATCGCACCGGACCGGCAAAGACAAGGAGCTGATTTCGTTCGGCAGCGATCACGCCGTGGTCGAGGCGGAAGTGGAGAAGAAGTACGGAGCCGTCCGCCTGGAGCTTCGCCTGACCTCGCAGGGCAAAAAAGCGAAGCTGAACGGTCTGGAGCAGCGCAAGCTCAGCGATTTCATCGGCGCGCTGAACGTCGTCATGTTCGCCCCGGAGGATTTGGAAATCGTCAAGGGCACGCCGGGAGTGCGGCGGCGTTTTCTAGATATGGAAATCGGCCAGGTGCAGCCCGGATATTTATATCATCTTCAGCAATATCAGAAGGTTTTGGTGCAGCGGAACAACCTGCTGAAACAAGCCTGGGGCGCCGGACCCGAGCTTTCCACGATGCTGGAAATCTGGAACGAGCAGCTTGCGGAGCATGGTGTTAAAATCATCAAAAAAAGGAAACAATTTATAAGAAAACTGCAAAAATGGGCGGAGCAGATCCACGAAGGCATCACCGGCGGCGGTGAAAAGCTGAAATTATCCTATCTTCCCTCGTTCGGCGAGACGGAAGAAGAAGATGAAGCTGTCTTATTGCGCCAATTTATGATAAAGTTATCACAAGTGAAGGATCAGGAAATCCGCCGCGGCATGACGCTTTGCGGCCCCCATCGCGACGATGTCTCTTTTTATATTAACGGGAACGAAGCCCAAGTATACGGGTCGCAGGGGCAGCAGCGGACCACGGCGTTATCTTTGAAACTGGCGGAAATCGAGCTCATTCATGAGGAGATCGGGGAATATCCCATCCTGCTGCTCGACGACGTATTGTCCGAGCTCGACCCTTACCGCCAAACCCAATTGATCGAAACGTTTCAGAGCAAAGTGCAGACGTTCATTACGGCAACTGGCATCGAAAGCATCAATGCAAGCCGGCTGCGGGACGCCAGCATTTTTCATGTTCAGGACGGACAAGTCCAAGGAGGGGCGAAGGAGTAA
- the yaaA gene encoding S4 domain-containing protein YaaA, whose amino-acid sequence MKIISISSEYIKLDQFLKLADCVPTGGMAKALLADGAVKVNGEAEERRGRKLYPGDKIEVEGSGTFQVAGPKAP is encoded by the coding sequence ATGAAAATAATCTCCATTTCCAGTGAATATATTAAATTGGATCAATTTTTAAAATTGGCCGATTGCGTGCCGACGGGCGGCATGGCCAAAGCGCTGCTGGCGGACGGGGCGGTCAAAGTCAACGGGGAGGCGGAAGAGCGCCGGGGCCGGAAGCTTTATCCTGGAGATAAAATCGAAGTGGAAGGAAGCGGAACCTTCCAGGTGGCCGGACCGAAGGCTCCCTGA